A genome region from Sebastes umbrosus isolate fSebUmb1 chromosome 22, fSebUmb1.pri, whole genome shotgun sequence includes the following:
- the LOC119482175 gene encoding mucin-2-like codes for MSTTTPTPFIPLTTESSTTTTQSTASVVSSPQSPTQTKVVNTQSATSAGSVPSITTNPVASQTSTSASLTTEQPTATRQTTESTAIQSTSTQGGSMSTATPATPSVATTLIKQTGGSVETVSTTTPTQSIPLTTESSTTPTQSTASVVSSTQSPTQTTVVTTQSATSAGTAPSITTNPVASQTSTSASLTTEQPTATTQTTDLTANQSTSTQSGSVTTGTPATPSVATTLITQNTRSVETVSTTTPTQSIPLTTESSTTPTQSTASVVSSPQSPTQTTVITAQSATSAGAAPSITTNPVASQTSTSASLTIEQPTATRQITESTAIQSTSMQSGLLSTATPATPSVATTLIKQTGGSVETVSTTTPTQSIPLTTESSTTPTQSTASVVSSPQSPTKTTVITTQSATSAGTAQSITNPVASQTSTSASLTTEQPTGARQTTESTAIQSTSTQSGTLSTATPATPSVATTLITQTGGSVETVSTTTPTQSIPLTIDSSTKPTQSTASVVSSPQSPTQTTVVTTQSATSTGAVPSITTNPVASQTSTSASLTTEQPTATRQTTESTASESTSTQSGSVTTGTPATPSVATTLITQTRGSVETVSTTTPTPSIPLTTESSTTPTQSTASIVLSPQSPTQTTVVTTQSATSAGAVPSITTNPVASQTSTSASLTTEQSTATRQTTESTAIQSASTQSGSVTKGTPATPSVATTLITQTRGSVETVSTTRPTQSIPLTKDSSTTTTQSTASVVSSPQSPTQTTVVTAQSATSAGAAPSNTTNPVASQTSTSASLTTEQPTATRQTTESTASESTSTQSGLVTTGTPATPSVATTLITQTRGSVEKMSTTTPTPFIPLTTESSTTTTQSTASVVSSPQSPTQTKVVNTQSATSAGSVPSITTNPVASQTSTSASLTTEQPTATRQTTESTAIQSTSTQGGSMSTATPATPSVATTLIKQTGGSVETVSTTTPTQSIPLTTESSTTPTQSTASVVSSTQSPTQTTVVTTQSATSAGTAPSITTNPVASQTSTSASLTTEQPTATTQTTDLTANQSTSTQSGSVTTGTPATPSVATTLITQNTRSVETVSTTTPRQSIPLTIYSSTTPTQSTASVDSSPQSPTQTTVVTTQSATSAGAAPSITTNPVASQTSTSASLTIEQPTATRQITESTAIQSTSMQSGLLSTATPATPSVATTLIKQTGGSVETVSTTTPTQSIPLTTESSTTPTQSTASVVSSPQSPTQTTVITTQSATSAGTAQSITNPVASQTSTSASLTTKQPTATRQTTESTASESTSTQSGSVTTGTPATPSVATTLITQTRGSVETVSTTTPTQSIPLTTESSTTPTQSTASIVLSPQSPTQTTVVTTQSATSAGAVPSITTNPVASQTSTSASLTTEQSTATRQTTESTAIQSASTQSGSVTKGTPATPSVATTLITQTRGSVETVSTTRPTQSIPLTKDSSTTTTQSTASVVSSPQSPTQTTVVTAQSATSAGAAPSNTTNPVASQTSTSASLTTEQPTATRQTTESTPSESTSTQSGSMSTATPATPSVATTLIKQTGGSVETVSTTTPTQSIPLTTESSTTPTQSTASVVSSPQSPTQTTVVTTQSAISAGTAPSITTNPVASQTSTSASLTTEQSTATRQTTESTAIQSASTQSGSLITGTPATPSVATTLITQTGGSVETVSTTTPTQSIPLTTESSTTPTQSTASVVSSPQSPTQTTVVTTQSATSAGAVPSTTTNSVASQTSTSASLTTEQPTATRQTTKSTASESTSTQSGSVTTGTAATPSVCINAKWISDYRNTSYTLCGNDIDNTNRRICGNSVHNNTNTIYSSHNRFINNTNTKYSIRSFINTKSNTNYSCNHTIGNFSRSCAIYNNQSSGFTNINITIINNRTTHSYKTNY; via the exons ATgtccacaacaacaccaacaccattTATTCCACTCACAAcagaatcatcaacaacaacaacacaaagtacagcatccgttgtttcatcaccacaaagtccaacacaaactaaagTTGTAAACACACAATCGGCAACTTCAGCAGGATCTGTGCCATCTATAACAACCAATCCAGTGgcttcacaaacatcaacatcagcatcattaacaacagaacaaccCACAGCTACAAGACAAACTACTGAATCAACTGCAATTCAAAGTACATCAACGCAAGGTGGATCAATGTCTAcagcaacaccagctacaccctctgtggcaacaacattgataaaacaaacaggaggatctgtggaaacagtgtccacaacaacaccaacacaatctATTCCTCTCACAACAgaatcatcaacaacaccaacacaaagtacagcatcTGTTGTTTCATCAACAcaaagtccaacacaaactacagttgtAACCACACAATCAGCAACTTCAGCAGGAACTGCACCATCTATTACAACTAATCCAGTGgcttcacaaacatcaacatcagcatcattaacaacagaacaaccCACAGCTacaacacaaactactgatttaACTGCGAATCAAAGTACATCAACGCAAAGTGGATCAGTGACCACAggaacaccagctacaccctcTGTAGCAACGACattgataacacaaaacacaagatctgtggaaacagtgtccacaacaacaccaacacaatctATTCCACTCACAACAgaatcatcaacaacaccaacacaaagtacagcatcTGTTGTTTCATCACCAcaaagtccaacacaaactacagttatAACCGCACAATCGGCAACTTCAGCAGGAGCTGCGCCATCTATAACAACCAATCCAGTGgcttcacaaacatcaacatcagcatcatTAACAATAGAACAACCCACAGCTACAAGACAAATTACTGAATCAACTGCAATTCAAAGTACATCAATGCAAAGTGGATTATTGTCTAcagcaacaccagctacaccctctgtggcaacaacattgataaaacaaacaggaggatctgtggaaacagtgtccacaacaacaccaacacaatctATTCCACTCACAACAgaatcatcaacaacaccaacacaaagtacagcatcTGTTGTTTCATCACCACAAAGTCCAACAAAAACTACAGTTATAACCACACAATCAGCAACTTCAGCAGGAACTGCACAATCTATAACTAATCCAGTGgcttcacaaacatcaacatcagcatcattaacaacagaacaaccCACAGGTGCAAGACAAACTACTGAATCAACTGCAATTCAAAGTACATCAACGCAAAGTGGAACATTGTCTAcagcaacaccagctacaccctctgtggcaacaacattgataacacaaacaggaggatctgtggaaacagtgtccacaacaacaccaacacaatcCATTCCTCTCACAATAGATTCATCAacaaaaccaacacaaagtacagcatcCGTTGTTTCATCACCGcaaagtccaacacaaactacagttgtAACCACACAATCGGCAACTTCAACAGGAGCTGTGCCATCTATAACAACCAATCCAGTGGCTTCACAAACATCAACGTCAgcatcattaacaacagaacaaccCACAGCTACAAGACAAACTACTGAATCAACTGCAAGTGAAAGTACATCAACGCAAAGTGGATCAGTGACTACAggaacaccagctacaccctcTGTGGCAACGACATTGATAACACAAACCAGAGGATCTGTGGAAACAGTgtccacaacaacaccaacaccatctATTCCACTCACAACAgaatcatcaacaacaccaacacaaagtacagcatcCATTGTTTTATCACCAcaaagtccaacacaaactacagttgtAACCACACAATCAGCAACTTCAGCAGGAGCTGTGCCATCTATAACAACCAATCCAGTGGCTTCACAAACATCAACGTCAgcatcattaacaacagaacaaTCCACAGCTACAAGACAAACTACTGAATCaactgcaattcaaagtgcatCAACGCAAAGTGGATCAGTGACTAAAggaacaccagctacaccctcTGTGGCAACGACATTGATAACACAAACCAGAGGATCTGTGGAAACAGTTTCCACAACAAGACCAACACAATCTATTCCTCTCACAAAagattcatcaacaacaacaacacaaagtacagcatcTGTTGTTTCATCACCAcaaagtccaacacaaactacagttgtAACCGCACAATCGGCAACTTCAGCAGGAGCTGCGCCATCAAACACAACCAATCCAGTGgcttcacaaacatcaacatcagcatcattaacaacagaacaaccCACAGCTACAAGACAAACTACTGAATCAACTGCAAGTGAAAGTACATCAACGCAAAGTGGATTAGTGACTACAggaacaccagctacaccctcTGTGGCAACGACATTGATAACACAAACCAGAGGATCTGTGGAAAAAATgtccacaacaacaccaacaccattTATTCCACTCACAAcagaatcatcaacaacaacaacacaaagtacagcatccgttgtttcatcaccacaaagtccaacacaaactaaagTTGTAAACACACAATCGGCAACTTCAGCAGGATCTGTGCCATCTATAACAACCAATCCAGTGgcttcacaaacatcaacatcagcatcattaacaacagaacaaccCACAGCTACAAGACAAACTACTGAATCAACTGCAATTCAAAGTACATCAACGCAAGGTGGATCAATGTCTAcagcaacaccagctacaccctctgtggcaacaacattgataaaacaaacaggaggatctgtggaaacagtgtccacaacaacaccaacacaatctATTCCTCTCACAACAgaatcatcaacaacaccaacacaaagtacagcatcTGTTGTTTCATCAACAcaaagtccaacacaaactacagttgtAACCACACAATCAGCAACTTCAGCAGGAACTGCACCATCTATTACAACTAATCCAGTGgcttcacaaacatcaacatcagcatcattaacaacagaacaaccCACAGCTacaacacaaactactgatttaACTGCGAATCAAAGTACATCAACGCAAAGTGGATCAGTGACCACAggaacaccagctacaccctcTGTAGCAACGACattgataacacaaaacacaagatcTGTGGAAACAGTGTCCACAACAACACCAAGACAATCAATTCCTCTCACAATAtattcatcaacaacaccaacacaaagtacagcatcCGTTGATTCATCACCTcaaagtccaacacaaactacagttgtAACTACACAATCGGCAACTTCAGCAGGAGCTGCGCCATCTATAACAACCAATCCAGTGgcttcacaaacatcaacatcagcatcatTAACAATAGAACAACCCACAGCTACAAGACAAATTACTGAATCAACTGCAATTCAAAGTACATCAATGCAAAGTGGATTATTGTCTAcagcaacaccagctacaccctctgtggcaacaacattgataaaacaaacaggaggatctgtggaaacagtgtccacaacaacaccaacacaatctATTCCACTCACAACAgaatcatcaacaacaccaacacaaagtacagcatcTGTTGTTTCATCACCAcaaagtccaacacaaactacagttatAACCACACAATCAGCAACATCAGCAGGAACTGCACAATCTATAACTAATCCAGTGGCTTCACAAACATCAACGTCAGCAtcattaacaacaaaacaacccaCAGCTACAAGACAAACTACTGAATCAACTGCAAGTGAAAGTACATCAACGCAAAGTGGATCAGTGACTACAggaacaccagctacaccctcTGTGGCAACGACATTGATAACACAAACCAGAGGATCTGTGGAAACAGTgtccacaacaacaccaacacaatctATTCCACTCACAACAgaatcatcaacaacaccaacacaaagtacagcatcCATTGTTTTATCACCAcaaagtccaacacaaactacagttgtAACCACACAATCAGCAACTTCAGCAGGAGCTGTGCCATCTATAACAACCAATCCAGTGGCTTCACAAACATCAACGTCAgcatcattaacaacagaacaaTCCACAGCTACAAGACAAACTACTGAATCaactgcaattcaaagtgcatCAACGCAAAGTGGATCAGTGACTAAAggaacaccagctacaccctcTGTGGCAACGACATTGATAACACAAACCAGAGGATCTGTGGAAACAGTTTCCACAACAAGACCAACACAATCTATTCCTCTCACAAAagattcatcaacaacaacaacacaaagtacagcatcTGTTGTTTCATCACCAcaaagtccaacacaaactacagttgtAACCGCACAATCGGCAACTTCAGCAGGAGCTGCGCCATCAAACACAACCAATCCAGTGgcttcacaaacatcaacatcagcatcattaacaacagaacaaccCACAGCTACAAGACAAACTACTGAATCAACTCCAAGTGAAAGTACATCAACGCAAA GTGGATCAATGTCTAcagcaacaccagctacaccctctgtggcaacaacattgataaaacaaacaggaggatctgtggaaacagtgtccacaacaacaccaacacaatctATTCCTCTCACAACAgaatcatcaacaacaccaacacaaagtacagcatcTGTTGTTTCATCACCAcaaagtccaacacaaactacagttgtAACCACACAATCAGCAATTTCAGCAGGAACTGCACCATCTATTACAACTAATCCAGTGgcttcacaaacatcaacatcagcatcatTAACAACGGAACAATCCACAGCTACAAGACAAACTACGGAATCaactgcaattcaaagtgcatCAACGCAAAGTGGATCACTGATTACAggaacaccagctacaccctctgtggcaacgacattaataacacaaaccggaggatctgtggaaacagtgtccacaacaacaccaacacaatctATTCCACTCACAACAgaatcatcaacaacaccaacacaaagtacagcatccgttgtttcatcaccacaaagtccaacacaaactacagttgtAACCACACAATCAGCAACTTCAGCAGGAGCTGTGCCATCTACAACAACTAATTCAGTGgcttcacaaacatcaacatcagcatcattaacaacagaacaaccCACAGCTACAAGACAAACTACTAAATCAACTGCAAGTGAAAGTACATCAACGCAAAGTGGATCAGTGACTACAGGAACAGCAGCTACACCCTCTGTG tgcatCAACGCAAAGTGGATCAGTGACTACAggaacaccagctacaccctcTGTGGCAACGACATTGATAACACAAACCGGAGGATCTGTGGAAACAGTgtccacaacaacaccaacacgaTCTATTCCTCTCACAATAgattcatcaacaacaccaacacaaagtacagcatcCGTAGTTTCATCAACAcaaagtccaacacaaactacagttgtAACCACACAATCGGCAACTTCAGCAGGAGCTGTGCCATCTATAACAACCAATCCAGTGgcttcacaaacatcaacatcaccatcattaacaacagaacaaccCACAGCTACAAGACAAACTACTGA
- the LOC119482176 gene encoding flocculation protein FLO11-like: MNCRFFLSLLAVLCPAHFWATASTEVPLINSTNALTTTVNKVSTLSRPQEFNKTDLLAQAGPSSDITTSQPSVVNLSNSPMDGDGSDASSAGTATQIHTDSTQTLSASTTAHSSKALKMPEFGSPSPNSNGKDTGVSSDTPSASVRKTPTSTTLENTHIVNTPTNIFANAMAATPKMSDVTDRNMPTSIPQLSQTDPKLTSTRKFQDKTKTVKPNLASDKSEKISQTVTSLKSSDLINFQATHLTLSPSATEVTSASTTTKEAKSTAKKQPTNNLKTILQGRNSESPQTTKKQATEPIETRNSKFAVPGSTAATNENNLSIMNVMSAPKQGTPSITMVSEAPSTETEKKMAAKEKESSKTSTPPKAPDAKKGDLTQSPKETPPIEKEFNKKTATENPNDKPTDQQKKTDVPKIDNTTPTQSMEFTKESKTHETQATTSTRSTHDDKSTTNSPQSATPPKITSPVTKESPKKSSPIVNQSTPKSTKSHGSTQSANSAENVLSVTTKSMTSQTSTSASLTAEIPTATRQTTESTASKSTSTQSGSVTTGTPSTPSVATTFITQTRGSVETVSTKTTKSIPLTIDSSTTPTQSTASVVSSPQSPAQTTVVTTQSATSAGAPLSNRTKPLDSQTSASLTTEQHTTTRQTRESTAIQSTSTQSLSSNTNYSCNHTISNFSRSCAIYNNQSSGFTNINVSIINNRTIHSYKTNY; the protein is encoded by the exons TTCTCTGCCCAGCTCACTTCTGGGCCACAGCCTCTACTGAGGTTCCCCTAATTAACTCAACAAATGCTTTGACTACTACAGTAAACAAGGTCAGTACACTTTCAAGACCTCAGGAATTCAACAAGACAGATTTGCTTGCCCAAGCCGGTCCGTCATCTGATATAACTACAAGCCAACCATCAGTGGTAAACCTTAGCAATTCTCCTATGGATGGAGATGGGTCTGACGCTTCCTCAGCAGGAACTGCAACACAGATTCATACTGACTCCACACAAACTCTTTCAGCCTCGACTACAGCTCATTCCAGCAAAGCTCTGAAAATGCCAGAGTTTGGCTCACCTTCACCTAATTCAAATGGGAAGGATACAGGGGTATCCAGCGATACCCCTTCAGCATCAGTGCGTAAAACCCCCACATCTACAACCCTGGAAAATACACACATTGTTAACACACCCACAAACATATTTGCGAATGCTATGGCAGCCACACCTAAGATGTCAGATGTCACAGATCGCAACATGCCAACTAGCATTCCACAGTTATCACAAACTGATCCTAAGTTAACATCTACACGCAAATtccaagacaaaacaaagacagtgaAGCCAAATTTAGCGTCAGACAAATCTGAGAAAATATCGCAGACGGTGACATCACTAAAATCATCAGATTTGATTAACTTCCAAGCCACGCATTTAACTTTGAGCCCATCTGCAACAGAAGTAACTTCTGCATCCACAACTACGAAGGAAGCCAAAAGTACAGCCAAAAAACAGCCAACCAACAACCTCAAAACAATACTACAAGGGCGGAATTCAGAATCCCCTCAAACAACGAAGAAACAAGCCACAGAACCCATTGAAACTCGGAATTCAAAATTTGCAGTTCCCGGATCAACCGCTGcaacaaatgaaaataatttatcTATAATGAATGTAATGTCAGCTCCAAAACAAGGAACTCCCTCGATAACAATGGTATCTGAAGCACCATCaactgaaacagaaaaaaaaatggcagctAAAGAGAAAGAATCCTCTAAAACCTCAACACCACCTAAGGCCCCTGATGCAAAAAAAGGTGACTTAACACAGTCACCTAAAGAAACACCACCCATAGAAAaagaatttaacaaaaaaacagcaacagaaaACCCAAATGATAAACCAAcagatcaacaaaaaaaaacagatgtccCAAAAATTGAcaacacaacaccaacacaaagcATGGAATTTACAAAAGAgtcaaaaactcatgaaacacAGGCAACAACATCCACAAGATCAACCCATGATGACAAATCTACAACCAATTCACCACAATCAGCAACTCCACCAAAAATTACATCTCCTGTAACAAAAGAATCACCGAAAAAAAGTTCACCAATTGTGAATCAATCAACACCAAAATCAACCAAAAGTCATGGATCTACACAATCAGCAAATTCAGCAGAAAATGTGCTATCTGTAACAACCAAATCAATGActtcacaaacatcaacatcagcatcatTAACAGCAGAAATACCAACAGCTACAAGACAAACTACTGAATCAActgcaagtaaaagtacatcaaCGCAAAGTGGATCAGTGACTACAGGAACACCATCTACACCCTCTGTGGCGACGACATTTATAACACAAACCAGAGGATCTGTGGAAACAGTttccacaaaaacaacaaaatctaTTCCTCTCACAATAgattcatcaacaacaccaacacaaagtacagcatcCGTTGTTTCATCACCACAAAGTCCAGCACAAACCACAGTTGTAACCACACAATCGGCAACTTCAGCAGGAGCTCCGCTATCTAACAGAACCAAACCATTGGATTCACAAACATCGGCATCGTTGACAACAGAACAACACACAACTACAAGACAAACACGTGAATCAACTGCAATTCAAAGTACATCAACGCAAAGTTTATCA tccaacacaaactacagttgtAACCACACAATCAGCAACTTCAGCAGGAGCTGTGCCATCTATAACAACCAATCCAGTGGCTTCACAAACATCAACGTCAgcatcattaacaacagaacaaTCCACAGCTACAAGACAAACTACTGA